A region from the Flavobacteriales bacterium genome encodes:
- a CDS encoding rhomboid family intramembrane serine protease: MNMDFIAVVLVLFNVLISMKGFNDRIFFEKYLFQTGSIINGKEYIRMISSGFLHAGWGHLAFNMIALWSFGGLVEDFIGTIPFVILYFISLVVGNLTSLYLHREELFYRAVGASGAVSGVVFASILLYPQGSVIIFLIPFPIPSWLFGIIYLIISIYGMREQRDNIGHEAHFGGAIAGLIMTLWFRPSSGAEFIQYFIG, encoded by the coding sequence ATGAACATGGATTTCATCGCCGTAGTACTTGTGCTGTTCAACGTGCTCATCAGCATGAAGGGGTTCAACGATCGCATATTCTTCGAGAAGTACTTATTTCAAACGGGGAGCATCATCAACGGCAAAGAGTACATTCGAATGATTTCGAGCGGATTCCTCCACGCCGGTTGGGGGCATCTGGCATTTAACATGATTGCGCTTTGGTCGTTCGGCGGACTGGTCGAAGACTTTATAGGAACCATTCCGTTCGTGATACTCTACTTCATATCACTTGTAGTCGGCAACCTAACGTCGTTGTACTTGCATCGCGAGGAGCTTTTTTATCGCGCCGTAGGCGCATCAGGAGCCGTTAGCGGCGTCGTATTCGCCAGTATATTGCTGTATCCGCAAGGCAGTGTGATTATCTTTTTGATCCCCTTCCCTATTCCGTCGTGGCTATTTGGGATCATCTACTTAATAATCTCGATCTACGGAATGCGGGAGCAGCGCGACAATATCGGTCATGAAGCGCATTTTGGCGGAGCCATTGCCGGCCTCATCATGACGCTTTGGTTCCGCCCTTCAAGCGGAGCTGAATTCATTCAATATTTCATCGGTTGA
- a CDS encoding T9SS type A sorting domain-containing protein, which produces MRISRKFAPTRKKMIGSRLKIFMGLGLIVLTLFVARSVEPEKRKSFHTPQELALYMAQTTDLPIDTNNYFATSGVCAGCHGHDPTGFALVDTLGNDINIADDWRSTMMANSAKNPLWRAKVSHEGLVNPAHAQGLESVCTSCHAPMGRYTATFNNQPHYGISDLITDTLGLDGVNCGTCHQVLPPDSLGLDFSGQIDFTTDKTVYGPYKNPFADPMSSFIGFNVVWSEHINDSEVCASCHTLITSTVDLSGNYTGNQFVEQATYHEWLNSSYNVNEVECQTCHIPRIDQNVVIAANYIFLSPRRPFGLHHLVGGNAFMLRLLKDNISSLGLTATPEQFDSTIARTERMLREHSLEIELEEADRTADTVFYELKLQNLAGHKFPSGYPSRRAFVEFLLQNEQLDTLFHSGTLDATYELVGIDPEYEPHHRIINSPDQVQIYEQVMGDVNDDVTTVLERAKTALKDNRIPPAGFSTLHAAYDTTKISGDAFNDPNFNWENGVEGSGADVIEYHISINGYTGELNVSVHVWYQPVPPRYPADMFTYSSAAIDTFQNMYNAADKSPSLVAQAFRGPDVSTGEGLHRAAGYTVYPNPNSDGRLYLKGDRRDFRRVSLYTADGRLVWEKRQLHWSDYVELPFTGGLYLLYIEDQQGQISVERVIRR; this is translated from the coding sequence TTGCGCATTAGTCGGAAATTTGCACCGACCAGAAAGAAGATGATCGGAAGTCGATTGAAAATATTCATGGGTTTGGGACTCATTGTTCTGACCCTCTTCGTGGCTCGAAGCGTGGAGCCGGAAAAACGGAAGTCTTTCCACACGCCGCAGGAGCTTGCTCTATATATGGCGCAAACGACCGATTTACCCATTGATACCAACAACTACTTTGCCACTAGCGGTGTTTGTGCAGGATGCCATGGGCACGACCCAACTGGATTTGCCTTGGTCGACACACTCGGAAACGACATCAACATTGCCGACGACTGGCGCTCTACCATGATGGCCAATTCGGCCAAGAATCCTTTATGGAGAGCCAAAGTAAGTCATGAAGGATTGGTAAATCCGGCTCATGCGCAAGGGCTCGAATCGGTGTGTACCTCGTGTCACGCGCCCATGGGCCGATATACGGCCACATTCAATAACCAGCCACATTATGGCATAAGCGATTTGATAACCGATACTCTGGGGCTCGACGGAGTAAATTGCGGCACTTGTCACCAGGTTCTTCCGCCAGATTCCCTCGGGCTCGATTTCAGCGGTCAAATAGACTTTACCACGGACAAAACGGTGTATGGCCCCTATAAGAATCCTTTTGCTGATCCTATGAGCTCCTTCATCGGGTTTAACGTGGTTTGGAGCGAGCACATCAACGACTCTGAAGTATGTGCCAGCTGTCATACCTTGATCACGAGTACGGTAGACCTTTCGGGTAATTACACAGGAAACCAATTCGTGGAGCAAGCGACTTACCACGAATGGTTGAACTCTTCGTACAATGTCAATGAGGTTGAGTGCCAAACTTGCCATATTCCACGGATCGATCAGAATGTGGTGATCGCTGCGAATTACATTTTCCTATCGCCTCGAAGGCCTTTTGGACTTCACCATCTTGTAGGGGGTAATGCGTTCATGTTAAGGTTGTTAAAAGATAATATCAGTAGTCTTGGTTTAACTGCCACGCCCGAACAATTCGATAGTACCATTGCACGTACGGAGCGCATGTTACGTGAGCATTCTTTGGAGATTGAGCTAGAAGAGGCCGATAGAACTGCCGATACGGTCTTTTACGAATTGAAACTGCAGAATTTGGCCGGTCATAAATTCCCGAGTGGGTATCCATCGCGCCGTGCGTTCGTTGAGTTCTTGCTCCAGAACGAGCAACTCGATACACTTTTTCATTCTGGAACCTTGGATGCCACTTACGAATTGGTTGGTATTGATCCTGAGTATGAGCCTCACCATCGCATCATTAATTCGCCCGATCAAGTGCAGATATACGAGCAGGTCATGGGTGATGTGAACGACGATGTTACCACGGTACTCGAACGTGCCAAGACCGCCTTGAAGGACAATAGGATTCCGCCCGCGGGCTTCTCAACGTTACACGCGGCATACGACACCACCAAGATATCCGGTGATGCCTTTAACGACCCGAACTTCAATTGGGAGAATGGAGTAGAGGGTTCGGGTGCCGATGTGATCGAATACCACATTTCCATCAACGGTTACACGGGCGAATTGAATGTGAGTGTGCACGTGTGGTATCAGCCGGTTCCTCCGAGGTATCCGGCCGATATGTTCACCTACAGTTCCGCTGCCATCGATACGTTTCAGAACATGTACAACGCTGCGGATAAATCTCCGAGCCTCGTAGCACAAGCGTTTAGGGGGCCGGACGTAAGTACCGGCGAAGGGCTACATCGAGCCGCAGGCTATACGGTTTATCCAAATCCGAATAGTGACGGAAGGCTTTACCTGAAGGGAGATCGTCGTGATTTCCGGCGTGTTTCACTCTATACCGCCGATGGGCGCTTGGTTTGGGAGAAACGTCAGCTGCATTGGAGCGATTACGTGGAGTTGCCGTTTACGGGCGGACTCTACCTCTTGTACATTGAGGATCAACAGGGGCAAATCTCCGTTGAGCGCGTTATTCGACGCTGA
- a CDS encoding RluA family pseudouridine synthase, with protein MSAELEVLYEDNHLIAVNKRAGDLVQGDETGDEPLPERIKAYLKVKYDKPGNVFLGVVHRLDRPTSGIVVFARTSKALGRMNDLFRHRDTLKVYWALCERAPAEPFGKLTDFLAKNAKQNKSYVVEANHPKGKKAELSYRLLGSLERYHLIEIELHTGRHHQIRAQLAAIGCIIRGDLKYGAKRSNPDGSISLHARKLEFVHPVQKEPISITVLCPSEKIWQEAQSLAL; from the coding sequence TTGAGCGCCGAGTTGGAAGTTCTTTACGAGGACAATCATTTGATCGCCGTGAACAAACGTGCGGGCGATCTTGTGCAGGGCGATGAAACCGGCGATGAGCCGTTGCCCGAGCGGATCAAAGCCTACCTGAAGGTCAAGTACGACAAACCCGGAAATGTATTTCTCGGTGTAGTGCATCGCCTCGACAGACCCACTTCGGGAATCGTGGTCTTTGCCAGAACCAGCAAGGCTTTAGGCCGTATGAACGATTTGTTTCGTCATCGCGATACGCTCAAGGTGTATTGGGCACTGTGCGAGCGGGCACCAGCCGAACCCTTTGGGAAACTGACCGATTTCCTGGCCAAGAATGCCAAGCAAAACAAGAGCTACGTGGTGGAGGCGAATCATCCCAAGGGAAAAAAAGCAGAACTCAGCTACCGGCTACTTGGGTCATTGGAACGGTATCACCTCATTGAAATAGAGCTGCACACTGGGCGTCACCATCAAATTCGGGCTCAGTTGGCCGCCATTGGCTGCATCATAAGGGGCGACTTGAAATACGGTGCAAAACGATCGAATCCGGATGGGAGCATCTCGCTTCATGCCAGAAAGCTCGAGTTCGTGCATCCTGTGCAGAAAGAGCCCATTAGCATCACAGTGCTCTGTCCGAGTGAAAAGATCTGGCAGGAAGCCCAAAGTTTGGCGCTATGA
- the panB gene encoding 3-methyl-2-oxobutanoate hydroxymethyltransferase, which translates to MSVHRIEAKKVTTQTLQEMKRAGEKISMLTAYDFTLAKIIDMAGIDVILVGDSASNVMAGHETTLPITLDQMIYHAASVIRAVDRALVVVDLPFGSYQGNSKEALSSSIRIMKESGAHAVKMEGGAEIAESIERILTAGIPVMGHLGLTPQSIYKFGTYTVRAKEEAEAQKLIEDAKTLEETGCFAIVLEKVPAALAQKVAEEISIPVIGIGAGGGVDGQVLVLHDMLGMTHEFNPRFLRRYLDLNELITGAVQTYVDDVKSTDFPNENESY; encoded by the coding sequence ATGAGTGTACACAGAATCGAAGCCAAGAAGGTTACGACGCAGACGCTTCAGGAAATGAAACGGGCCGGAGAAAAGATCTCCATGCTTACCGCATACGACTTTACACTCGCCAAGATCATCGATATGGCGGGAATCGACGTGATCCTCGTTGGCGATTCGGCTTCGAATGTGATGGCCGGACACGAGACTACCCTGCCCATTACGCTGGACCAAATGATCTACCATGCGGCATCTGTGATCAGAGCGGTTGACCGTGCGCTCGTTGTGGTCGACTTGCCGTTTGGAAGCTATCAGGGAAACAGTAAGGAGGCGCTGAGCTCATCGATCCGCATCATGAAGGAGAGTGGCGCCCACGCCGTTAAAATGGAGGGTGGAGCCGAGATCGCCGAGAGTATTGAGCGGATTCTGACGGCCGGAATTCCGGTGATGGGACACCTCGGATTAACACCTCAATCCATTTACAAATTCGGCACCTATACGGTACGGGCAAAAGAAGAGGCAGAAGCTCAGAAACTCATTGAGGATGCTAAAACGCTCGAGGAGACCGGATGCTTTGCCATTGTGCTCGAGAAGGTTCCGGCCGCGTTGGCCCAAAAGGTCGCTGAAGAGATCAGTATTCCCGTTATCGGTATCGGTGCCGGTGGTGGTGTGGACGGACAAGTATTGGTTTTGCACGACATGCTCGGTATGACACACGAGTTTAATCCGCGATTCTTGCGACGATATCTCGATCTGAACGAGCTCATAACCGGTGCCGTTCAGACCTACGTCGACGACGTTAAGAGCACTGACTTCCCCAACGAAAACGAAAGCTATTGA
- a CDS encoding VCBS repeat-containing protein — protein sequence MKQLFTLLLFTGLFTNALAQAGGEDCSSATVIPSIPFVGSGSTSAATNDYEETCPDMGNLGGAKDVIYKYTTGNSVEYITLSLCIAGTNYDSQLYVYQGTCQSGTAYACQEDGCQSPAYNNAYNSEIINLMLLANTDYYIVIDGYVAGSMGNYQLNADPGVAPPPTQIPFGDSTTLLPTSTVSARSGSPMAISDMNNDGLDDIIRLHNRQTLLISYQQPNGTFTELSLGNVAPVYKVWAICVTDVDTNGYNDIAIGDANDVKIFMADATGSSYTSQSINTSPIFAQGMNFVDINNDGGVELFVCNDVGESHLYQFSGTSWSRNTTAIDFTTTPGSNKSGNYGSLFTDLDNDGDLDLYITKCRQGVTSTSDGRRINQWIENTGSGMWSENTSTILRDSAQSWVTDFGDIDNDGDLDAFVMNHDQVSRFYRNTGNGVFEELTTFAGLTQTSFAGIQTYFRDFNNDGYLDLLATGSEHRLWINNGDTTFTLDIDPFGVVNDWILSAVVGDLNHDGFLDLYTSYGNIYNTASGSAIDRLWLNNGANGNHFLQLNLEGVVSNYNGIGARIEAYGPWGIQVREVRAGEGYGTQNTFTQHFGLGTETVVDSIVVKWPSGMVDYLYDVQADQWLDVVEGSFPAPQVVLSNGQSSSVTDSSATIGVQMLLREDFDTDVLFTYWPEGGAPTSGNGGTFNLAGGGQQVFQSSLDLNNLFADTTYHWTVQATFDATGQNLVFTFDTLSFNTLSTQLDSNAVVFSNEQTTSITDSSATLEVDMELRQDFNTDVTFTYWPEGGAAQSMSGGTYNPGGSGTQVFNLTASLNGLMDDTTYHWTVEAALDPAGNNMLFTHDTVSFQTLPAPIDSAAVELRNFSGMNFGWATALVSVDTRIRKDGPVKLEAYYWPVLEPGQLQVDSLATYDLQGGAPATFASTDTLYTWGHGEYDFAIKATYLPMSTADEFWTDTVRLFITGSVNEFAADLLKIYPNPTSGTLMIETTPELERLYPSYKLYDAQACVISEIAEPKSNERLQIDAPAGIYFLKVSTREGSGRTYRIAKQ from the coding sequence ATGAAACAGCTTTTTACTCTCCTTTTGTTCACGGGATTATTCACTAATGCGTTGGCACAAGCCGGAGGCGAGGATTGCTCCTCAGCGACGGTGATTCCTTCGATTCCATTCGTCGGGTCTGGGTCAACATCTGCCGCTACCAACGATTACGAGGAAACTTGTCCGGATATGGGCAATCTAGGTGGTGCAAAGGATGTGATCTATAAATATACTACTGGGAATAGTGTAGAGTACATCACGCTAAGCCTTTGTATCGCAGGGACCAATTACGACTCGCAGTTATACGTGTACCAAGGTACTTGTCAGTCGGGAACCGCCTATGCATGCCAAGAAGACGGATGCCAAAGCCCGGCCTACAACAATGCCTACAACAGCGAGATCATCAACCTCATGCTCTTGGCCAATACCGATTATTACATCGTTATCGACGGATATGTAGCGGGCTCCATGGGAAACTACCAGTTGAACGCGGATCCAGGGGTGGCTCCTCCTCCCACGCAAATCCCTTTTGGAGATAGCACGACATTACTTCCCACCTCAACGGTATCGGCTCGGTCGGGTTCTCCCATGGCCATCAGCGATATGAACAACGATGGCTTGGACGATATTATTCGACTACACAACAGACAGACTCTTCTGATCTCTTACCAACAGCCGAACGGTACATTTACCGAACTCAGCCTAGGAAATGTAGCTCCCGTCTATAAAGTATGGGCCATATGTGTAACCGATGTCGATACTAATGGTTACAACGATATTGCGATCGGGGATGCCAACGATGTAAAGATTTTTATGGCCGACGCTACCGGAAGCAGTTACACGTCACAATCGATCAACACCAGCCCCATCTTCGCACAAGGAATGAATTTCGTCGACATAAACAACGACGGCGGTGTGGAGCTCTTTGTGTGTAATGACGTGGGTGAAAGTCACCTCTATCAATTCAGCGGTACGTCATGGTCGAGAAATACAACTGCGATCGACTTCACTACCACACCGGGTTCCAATAAGTCCGGAAACTACGGTTCTTTGTTCACGGATTTGGACAATGATGGAGATCTCGACCTGTACATCACTAAGTGTCGTCAAGGGGTTACGAGCACCTCCGACGGCAGACGGATCAATCAGTGGATCGAAAACACGGGCTCAGGTATGTGGAGCGAGAACACTTCAACCATTCTTCGCGACAGTGCTCAAAGCTGGGTAACTGATTTTGGCGATATCGACAACGATGGGGACCTCGATGCCTTCGTTATGAACCACGATCAAGTTTCGCGCTTCTACCGAAATACAGGTAACGGCGTATTCGAAGAGCTTACCACCTTTGCCGGACTCACTCAAACGAGCTTCGCGGGTATTCAAACTTATTTCCGCGATTTCAACAACGATGGCTATCTAGACCTTTTGGCCACCGGTTCGGAACACAGGCTATGGATCAATAATGGCGACACCACCTTTACCTTGGATATAGACCCATTTGGGGTAGTTAACGACTGGATCCTCAGTGCGGTAGTGGGTGATCTCAACCACGACGGCTTCCTCGATCTGTATACCAGCTACGGTAACATTTACAATACGGCCTCAGGTTCAGCGATCGACCGGTTATGGTTGAACAACGGAGCTAACGGGAATCACTTCCTTCAGCTCAACCTCGAGGGTGTGGTGAGTAACTACAACGGAATTGGTGCCCGCATCGAGGCTTATGGCCCTTGGGGCATTCAGGTTCGTGAGGTACGCGCAGGCGAAGGCTATGGAACTCAAAACACCTTTACACAGCACTTTGGACTCGGTACAGAGACCGTAGTCGATTCTATCGTGGTGAAGTGGCCATCCGGCATGGTCGATTACCTATACGACGTCCAGGCTGATCAATGGCTCGATGTCGTTGAGGGTTCTTTCCCTGCTCCTCAGGTCGTGTTGTCTAACGGTCAGAGCTCAAGCGTTACGGATTCATCGGCAACAATCGGAGTCCAAATGCTGCTTCGCGAAGATTTTGATACCGATGTCCTCTTCACTTATTGGCCCGAAGGAGGCGCTCCGACAAGCGGAAACGGAGGAACGTTCAATTTGGCCGGTGGCGGCCAGCAGGTATTTCAGTCCAGCTTGGACCTCAACAACTTGTTCGCGGATACCACATACCACTGGACCGTTCAGGCGACTTTCGACGCGACGGGCCAGAATTTGGTCTTTACATTCGACACATTGAGCTTTAATACCTTGTCGACACAGCTCGATTCAAATGCCGTAGTTTTCTCCAACGAGCAAACTACGAGTATCACGGACTCCTCGGCCACCTTGGAGGTCGATATGGAGTTGCGCCAAGACTTCAACACGGATGTCACTTTTACCTACTGGCCTGAAGGCGGTGCTGCGCAATCGATGAGCGGAGGCACCTATAACCCGGGCGGTTCGGGAACCCAAGTCTTTAATCTGACCGCAAGCCTCAACGGCTTGATGGACGACACCACCTACCATTGGACCGTAGAAGCGGCCTTAGACCCTGCCGGTAACAATATGCTGTTTACGCACGATACGGTGAGTTTTCAAACTTTGCCAGCCCCGATTGACTCCGCGGCCGTAGAGTTGCGGAACTTCAGCGGAATGAATTTTGGTTGGGCAACGGCCTTGGTATCGGTCGATACCCGCATTCGAAAAGATGGCCCTGTAAAACTCGAGGCTTATTACTGGCCGGTATTAGAACCCGGTCAATTGCAGGTAGATTCGCTCGCGACCTACGACCTTCAAGGAGGTGCGCCTGCCACTTTTGCAAGCACGGACACCTTGTACACTTGGGGCCACGGTGAATACGACTTTGCGATAAAGGCGACCTACCTGCCGATGTCGACGGCTGATGAATTTTGGACGGACACTGTTCGACTATTCATTACGGGTTCCGTGAATGAATTTGCGGCGGATCTACTCAAGATAT
- a CDS encoding DUF4249 family protein: MKRKLLSFVAIGALFTACTTDIDINAPYEEQTVVYGLLDYADTAHELKIGRTFLGEANALDMAQQFDSLYYGDTIEVYLTDLDDGTQYEFEYNVESNKPDGIFASPDQVVYRANMVLNDDHDYRLSVVTSETEPPTEASTGLVREFRIVRPTTLQRINLAGPGDFTVEWNSARNGKIYELWAELHYLETDRQNLADSVMKKAVWRIKSDMESRNTNGGEDMSFDIQYPNFFTAMKAVIPVNENVNRYLRGITFYVSAGTEEFGLYRQVYEPSGGIVQERPPYTNLSNGIGIFTSLHTESRYSEKILRDLNNPNNDRNYTNDSLSLGQHTCELRFTSYEVLGTNQIDTVFCTGD, encoded by the coding sequence ATGAAAAGAAAGCTCCTCTCCTTTGTTGCCATCGGAGCACTATTCACCGCTTGTACGACGGACATCGACATCAATGCTCCATATGAGGAGCAGACGGTCGTGTACGGTTTGCTCGACTATGCCGATACGGCACACGAGCTTAAAATCGGTCGTACATTCTTGGGTGAAGCGAATGCGCTGGACATGGCACAGCAATTTGACTCACTGTATTACGGCGATACCATAGAAGTATACCTCACCGATTTGGATGATGGTACGCAGTATGAATTCGAATACAACGTAGAAAGCAACAAGCCAGATGGCATCTTTGCTAGTCCGGATCAAGTGGTTTACAGAGCCAACATGGTCTTGAACGACGACCACGATTACCGTTTGAGCGTTGTAACCAGCGAAACCGAACCGCCTACCGAGGCGTCTACCGGATTGGTTCGTGAATTCCGCATCGTTCGGCCAACGACCTTGCAACGGATCAATTTAGCCGGACCCGGCGATTTCACTGTAGAGTGGAACAGCGCGCGCAACGGAAAGATATATGAACTGTGGGCCGAGTTGCATTATCTGGAGACCGATCGTCAGAATTTGGCCGACTCCGTTATGAAGAAGGCTGTTTGGCGCATCAAGAGCGACATGGAAAGCCGGAACACCAATGGTGGCGAGGATATGAGTTTCGACATTCAGTATCCGAACTTCTTTACGGCCATGAAAGCCGTGATTCCGGTCAACGAGAATGTGAATCGTTACTTGCGAGGCATTACCTTTTATGTGAGTGCCGGCACGGAGGAGTTCGGGTTGTACCGTCAGGTATATGAGCCGAGCGGTGGCATCGTGCAAGAACGTCCGCCGTACACCAATTTGAGTAACGGAATTGGGATCTTCACCTCGCTTCACACCGAGAGTCGCTATTCCGAAAAGATCCTTCGCGACCTCAATAATCCGAACAACGACCGCAACTATACCAATGACTCGTTGAGTCTTGGTCAGCATACCTGTGAACTTAGGTTTACGTCGTACGAGGTATTGGGAACGAACCAGATCGATACCGTCTTCTGTACGGGAGATTGA